The Macaca fascicularis isolate 582-1 chromosome 11, T2T-MFA8v1.1 genome includes a region encoding these proteins:
- the LOC135966376 gene encoding LOW QUALITY PROTEIN: SH3 domain and tetratricopeptide repeat-containing protein 1-like (The sequence of the model RefSeq protein was modified relative to this genomic sequence to represent the inferred CDS: inserted 5 bases in 4 codons; deleted 3 bases in 2 codons) has protein sequence PPRRRVQDCQSWEPPSLLPGFPEPPLSSPGDGRDVIRGGGVLGLRAIDSVEEAETEQPQEREIPPPCLGPEPQETLRKMKNVLEQCKTCPGCPQEPASSNVSLQDPEEPSFCLEAEDDWEDPEALSSLLLFLNAPGYKASXDVALPWLSSVFCSFSDEELTGHLTQARGAAKKAGLVTALARLCFLLGRLCSRRLKLSQAWVYFEEAPGALEGSFGDLFLVVGVYANLASIYWKQKNREKCTQVVPKAMALLLGTPGHICSTEVEGELLQLALRQAVGGQSLQAEARACFLLARHHVHLKQPEEALPFLEQLLLLHRDSGAPEAAWLSDCHLLLADIYSCKCLPHLVLSCVKVASLRAQDSLRSMNLVLQNVLQPHSLPTQTSHYLRRALASLTPGTGQALRGLLHACLVQLYSHRGYHGPAITFLTHAVEASAVAGVRAIVDCLHVLHGQSPVXLDILQSVXVVASEDQEGVIANMGAMALKRTGRMRQAAESYYRALRVARDLGQRRNQAVVLANFGARCLHVGASRLAQHDLLEAMRLFSRLPCGECGRDFTHVLLQLGHLCTHQGPAQQGKGYYEWARLVAVEMGHVESECPSSSCAPSVATWVRAHLGFVIQKQVMEDESPCSDTVSDSRAYKSALDYTKRSLGIFTDLQKKELAAHAWLQAGKIYYIQQQSELVDLYIQGAQNVALYTGDPNLGLELFEAAGDIFFSGAWEREKAVSFYPDRALPXAVTTGNCKAELWLCNKLVALLATLEEAQEGTEFAHMALALSITLGDWLNECMAYHRLAALHHRLGDGELAEHFYLKALSLCNSPLEFDQETLYYLKVYLVLGDIIYDLKDPFDAAGYYQLALATTVDLGNKEAQLKIYTRLATISHNFLLDREKSLFFYQKARTFATELNVRRVHPPPLPLCGWAPLLAPSHPR, from the exons cctccgcgccgcagggttcaagactgtcagagctgggagccacctTCACTACTACCAGGGTTTCCAGAACCTCCTTTATctagccctggggatggaagagatgtcatcagaggCGGAGGCGTACTAGGTTTACGTGCCATTG ACTCAGTAGAGGAAGCTGAGACCGAGCAGCCGCAGGAACGAG AAATACCTCCACCTTGCCTGGGCCCGGAGCCACAGGAGACCCTGCGGAAGATGAAGAATGTTCTGGAACAATGTAAGAcctgcccaggctgcccccaggaGCCAGCATCCAGCAACGTGAGCTTGCAGGACCCCGAGGAGCCCTCCTTCTGCTTGGAAGCTGAGGATGACTGGGAGGACCCAGAGGCCCTGAGCTCACTGCTGCTGTTCCTGAACGCCCCCGGGTACAAGGCCAG TGACGTGGCGCTGCCATGGCTGAGCAGCGTGTTCTGCAGCTTTAGCGACGAGGAGCTGACTGGGCACCTGACACAGGCCCGAGGGGCGGCCAAGAAAGCTGGCCTCGTCACGGCCCTGGCCAGACTCTGCTTCCTCCTGGGGCGGCTGTGCAGCAGGAGGCTCAAGCTGTCCCAGGCCTGGGTGTATTTTGAGGAAGCACCGGGGGCCCTGGAGGGCAGCTTTGGGGACCTGTTCCTGGTGGTGGGTGTGTATgccaacctggccagcatttaCTGGAAGCAGAAGAACCGAGAGAAGTGTACACAGGTGGTTCCCAAAGCCATGGCCCTGCTCCTGGGGACGCCTGGCCACATCTGCAGCACTGAGGTGGAGGGAGAGCTCCTACAGTTGGCGCTGCGGCAGGCggtgggtggccagagcctgCAGGCCGAGGCCCGGGCCTGCTTCCTGCTGGCCAGGCACCACGTGCACCTCAAGCAGCCCGAGGAGGCCCTGCCCTTCCTAGAGCAGCTGCTGCTTTTGCACAGGGACTCGGGAGCCCCAGAGGCTGCGTGGCTCTCAGACTGTCACCTACTCCTAGCTGACATCTACAGCTGCAAGTGCCTGCCCCACCTGGTGCTGAGCTGTGTCAAGGTGGCCTCATTGAGGGCACAGGACTCGCTGAGGAGCATGAACCTGGTGCTCCAGAACGTCCtccagccccacagcctgcccaccCAGACTTCCCACTACCTCAGGCGAGCGCTGGCCTCCCTAACCCCGGGCACAGGCCAGGCGCTGCGCGGGCTTCTCCACGCCTGCCTGGTCCAGCTGTACAGCCACCGTGGCTACCACGGCCCGGCCATCACCTTCCTGACGCACGCGGTGGAAGCCAGTGCTGTTGCCGGAGTCCGTGCCATCGTGGACTGCCTGCACGTGCTTCATGGGCAGAGCCCAG GCCTGGACATCCTGCAGTCTG CAGTGGTGGCCAGCGAGGACCAGGAGGGTGTGATTGCCAACATGGGGGCCATGGCTCTGAAGAGGACGGGTCGGATGAGGCAGGCAGCCGAGAGCTACTACCGTGCCCTACGGGTGGCTCGGgacctgggccagcggaggaaccaggcagtggtgctggccaaCTTTGGGGCCCGGTGCCTGCATGTGGGTGCCAGCAGGCTGGCCCAGCACGACCTCCTGGAGGCCATGAGGCTGTTCTCGAGGCTGCCCTGTGGAGAGTGTGGCCGGGACTTCACCCATGTGCTCCTGCAGCTGGGCCACCTCTGCACCCACCAGGGCCCGGCtcagcagggcaagggctactatgAGTGGGCCCGTCTGGTCGCCGTGGAGATGGGCCACGTGGAGAGTGAGTGCCCCAGTTCCTCCTGTGCACCTTCCGTGGCCACCTGGGTCAGAGCACACCTGGGGTTTGTGATTCAGAAACAAGTGATG gaggatgagagcccttgttctgacactgtgtctgattccagggcctacaaatcCGCTCTGGACTACACCAAACGAAGTCTGGGGATTTTCACTGACCTCCAGAAGAAAGAGTTGGCAGCacatgcctggctgcaagcagggaagatctattacatcCAGCAGCAGAGCGAGTTGGTggacctgtacatccag GGGGCACAGAATGTGGCCCTGTACACAGGCGACCccaacctggggctggagctgtttgaggcagctggagacataTTCTTCagtggggcctgggagcgggagaaAGCCGTGTCCTTCTACCCg gaccgGGCCCTGC CAGCAGTGACTACCGGCAACTGCAAGGCGGAGCTGTGGCTGTGCAACAAGCTGGTGGCACTGCTGGCCACGCTGGAGGAAGCCCAGGAGGGCACGGAGTTTGCCCACATGGCcctagcactcagcatcactctgg GGGACTGGCTGAATGAGTGCATGGCCTACCACCGGCTGGCCGCCCTGCACCACCGGCTGGGTGACGGCGAGCTGGCGGAGCACTTCTATCTCAAGGCCCTGTCGCTCTGCAACTCGCCGCTGGAGTTCGACCAGGAGACCCTCTACTACCTGAAGGTGTACCTGGTGCTCGGCGACATCATCTacgacctgaag